One Pyxicephalus adspersus chromosome 3, UCB_Pads_2.0, whole genome shotgun sequence genomic window carries:
- the DCAF10 gene encoding DDB1- and CUL4-associated factor 10, giving the protein MSAMSENSPKERQEGGTGDDSAEEEPPAPVGQPGPAPEEPRIELPEGLSMGAGNLFYWLKDRCLGRGLCVDPARDNYRTMTSLYSSIQPADSVNLSTRTHGAVFNLEYSPDGSVLTVACEQTEVLLFDPLSSKHIKTLSEAHEDCVNNIRFLDNRMFATCSDDTTIALWDLRKLNTKVCTLHGHTSWVKNIEYDTHTRLLVTSGFDGNVIIWDTNRCTEDGCPHKKFFHTRFLMRMRLTPDCSKMLISTSSGYLLILHDLDLTKSLEVGSYPILRARRTASTSDVTTPPTSSDTRSSSSPSHHSELGCLFEKHNLRASQREGASPRNSLEVLTPEVPGERDRGNCITSLQLHPKGWATLLRCSSNTDDQEWTCVYEFQEGAPVRPISPRCSLRLTHYIEEANVGRGYIKELCFSPDGRMIASPHGYGIRLLGFDTQCSELVDCLPKEAGTLQEIRSLYSHRDVVLTTKFSPTHCQIASGCLSGRVSLYQPKF; this is encoded by the exons ATGAGCGCTATGTCAGAGAACAGCCCGAAGGAGCGCCAGGAGGGCGGCACTGGGGATGACTCCGCGGAAGAGGAGCCCCCTGCACCAGTCGGCCAGCCTGGCCCCGCCCCCGAAGAGCCAAGGATTGAGCTCCCCGAGGGCTTGTCTATGGGGGCTGGGAACCTCTTCTATTGGCTGAAGGACCGGTGTCTGGGCCGGGGGCTGTGTGTGGATCCCGCCAGGGACAATTACAGGACAATGACCAGCTTGTACAGCTCCATCCAGCCTGCCGACTCTGTCAATCTCAGCACAAGGACCCATGGGGCTGTGTTTAATCTGGAGTACTCACCTGATGG ATCTGTACTGACAGTGGCTTGTGAACAAACTGAAGTTCTGCTTTTTGACCCTCTGTCTTCAAAGCACATAAAAACACTATCCGAGGCACATGAAGACTGCGTAAATAATATTAG atttctTGACAACAGAATGTTTGCAACCTGTTCTGATGATACAACAATAGCTTTGTGGGATCTGAGAAAACTGAACACTAAGGTGTGCACACTACATGGACATACCAGCTGGGTGAAGAACATAGAATATGACACACATACTAGGCTTTTGGTGACTTCTGGATTCGATGGAAATGTCATAATTTGGGACACAAATAG GTGTACAGAAGACGGTTGTCCACACAAGAAATTCTTTCACACTCGGTTTTTAATGCGAATGCGATTAACTCCTGATTGTtcaaaaatgttaatttccaCTTCCTCTGGATACTTGCTAATTTTACATGATTTGGACCTGACAAAATCTCTAGAGGTTGGTAGTTATCCCATCTTAAGAGCCAGGAGAACAGCTTCCACCTCag ATGTAACCACGCCGCCCACATCTTCTGACACAAGATCCTCCAGTTCCCCAAGTCATCACAGTGAACTGGGCTGCTTGTTTGAGAAACATAATTTGCGAGCTTCACAGAGAGAAG GTGCCTCCCCTCGTAACAGTCTCGAGGTTCTAACACCAGAGGTTCCTGGAGAAAGAGATCGTGGCAATTGCATTACATCCTTGCAACTTCACCCTAAAGGATGGGCTACACTTCTTCGCTGTTCCAGCAATACTGATGACCAAGAG TGGACTTGTGTCTATGAGTTTCAAGAAGGAGCCCCTGTCCGTCCAATCTCTCCCCGCTGCTCCTTGCGTCTGACTCACTATATTGAAGAAGCCAATGTGGGCCGTGGCTACATTAAGGAACTATGTTTCAGCCCAGATGGACGCATGATTGCCTCGCCTCATGGCTATGGGATCCGATTGCTGGGATTTGATACTCAGTGCAGTGAGCTTGTAGACTGTTTACCTAAAGAAGCTGGGACTCTACAAGAAATTCGCTCCCTATATTCTCATAGGGATGTTGTCCTGACAACTAAGTTCTCTCCTACCCATTGTCAGATAGCGTCAGGGTGCCTTAGTGGACGGGTCTCCCTGTACCAACCAAAATTTTAA
- the LOC140326141 gene encoding uncharacterized protein: MRVISSFLKLGRFSLPTSFAVNISHGNWRLPTAVLGRRQGYGTDSDSSRPISRFPVPYKKDLPYDIVEVMEDVETKGGFLPNVFKALAHRPSEFRAFFTYYDVLMNKETGNLTKADRELIIVATSASNKCPYCVTAHGALHRIYSKNRMLADQVVVNPELADLSKRDRAMLEFALAIAKPENITETHFQKLEEHGFDREDAWDIAMVTAFFALANRIAHLTDLRPNEEFYSLGRVPREKAKE; this comes from the exons AGCTTTGCAGTAAATATATCTCATGGGAATTGGAGATTACCCACAGCAGTCTTGGGAAGACGACAAGGATATGGAACTGACTCAGACTCATCCAGGCCAATTAGCCGCTTCCCTGTTCCTTACAAAAAAGACTTGCCGTATGATATAGTGGAAGTAATGGAAGATGTAGAGACAAAG ggtggatttttaccaaatgtttttaaagcattggCTCACCGACCAAGTGAATTCAGAGCGTTTTTTACCTATTATGATGTCCTTATGAACAAGGAAACCG GAAACCTAACCAAAGCTGACCGAGAGCTTATAATTGTGGCTACGAGTGCAAGTAATAAGTGTCCTTATTGTGTAACTGCTCACGGTGCATTGCACAGGATATACTCAAAGAATAGGATGCTGGCTGACCAG gtggttGTGAATCCTGAACTAGCAGATTTAAGTAAGAGAGATCGTGCCATGCTGGAGTTTGCCCTGGCAATCGCGAAACCAGAAAACATTACGGAAACGCACTTCCAGAAGCTGGAGGAGCACGGATTTGATCGTGAAGATGCTTGGGATATTGCAATGGTTACAGCCTTTTTTGCCCTGGCAAATCGTATCGCTCATTTAACTGACCTGAGACCCAATGAGGAGTTTTACTCCTTAGGAAGAGTTCCAAGAGAAAAggcaaaagaataa